The candidate division KSB1 bacterium genome segment GTTCACCCGCGAAGTGCGCAAAATGGAGCCACCCGTGAAGTGGATGCGCGATACGTCCCGCATGTGCAGCACGCGCACGTGTTCCCTCAGCTTGTCCAGGTCATCGTCCACCAGCCATTTGAAGCCGTCCATGATGCCGACCACTTCCATATCCGCCTTGCGGGCTTCGATGGTGGCCGCACTAATGACCGCGTTGATGCCAGGCGCAGGCCCTCCTCCCACCAGAATCGCCAGTCGCTTCTTGGCATGCTCACTCATACTACGTTCCACCTCCGGCCGCGAGGGTTCTTTCCTCGCTACCACCTGACCACCGCCGATGCCCAGGTGAAACCTGAGCCGAAAGCCACCAGCACCACATAGTCACCCGGCCGTATGCGCCCCTCACACACGGCCTCGTGCAACGCTATGGGGATCGATGCAGCGGTGGTATTGCCATATTTGTGAATGTTCGAGTAAACTTTCTCCATGCCGCCAAACCGCTCCGCCACCGCTTCTGTGATGCGCAGGTTGGCCTGATGCGGTATGATCAGTGAAACCTGCTCGATGTCGAGATGATTAGCGCGCAAAGCCTCCTCAATCGCCTCACAAAAGCGAACGACCGCATGCTTGAAGACCGCTCGACCGTTCATCTTCGGGTCCATGCTGCCGTCGGTCAGCATTTCCGGCGTCAGCCGTGGCCGGCGTAGGCAGCCAGGATGTTCCATCCACAGCTCCTTGGCGTAACGCCCGTCCGCGTGCAAATGCGTGGACAGCACGCCTGACTCCCCGTCGCTCGGGGTGAGCACTACGGCGCCCGCACCGTCGCCGAAGAGGACGGCGGTATCTCTGCCGGCGGTGCTCAGGTTGAGCCCTATGGACTGCACTTCGGCTCCCACCACCAGCACGCAACGATACATGCCCGTGCGAACGTATTGGTCGGCAACGGATAGACCGTATATGAAGCCGCTGCACTGGTTGCGGACATCGAGGGCCCCGATGTCGTTTATGCCTAACTTGGCTTGCAAAAGACACCCGGAGCCGGGAAACGGGTACTCCGGGCTCAAGGTCGCGAAGATGATAAAGTCCACATCCTCTGGCCGCTTGCCGGCGTTCTCCAGCGCCATAAGACTTGCGCCCAGCGCCAGGTCGGAACTGCCTACCCCCGGCTCGACGAAGCGCCTTTCCGCGATGCCTGTGCGCTCACGGATCCACTGGTCGCTGGTGTCCATGAGCTTCTCAAGGTCGAAGTTGGTCACCACCCTCTCCGGCACACAGATTCCTGTCCCTGCGATGCGCGATAGTCTATTCATACCGGTCCCGTCGTTTTCATCCTATTTTGCCATGGCTGCTGCCCTCGCCAGCGCCTTTCCCTCGCTTTTTCGCAACAGAGGCTCAATTACCTTGGGCAGCAAAAGCCGAGAGGCTACCAAGTACGCTCCCACCACATAGCCCGCGCCAATCAGAAGATCGATGATGTAGTGCTGGTTGAGGTATACGGCGGAAAACCATACACCCAGGGGGTAGAGTGCCAGCAGCGGAAGCGGCCAGCGCAGCCCCTTGTGGGCGAAAAAGGCAATCACTATCGGGTAGGCACCATGAAGCGAGGGAATAGCCGCAAAGTGATTCGGGTTGAATCCGCCCCAGAGGGTGGTGAAGAATCTGGTGCCAATCATGCGATCGACATTGATCAGGGCGCCTGCACCCATGCCCCAGAATGAGGTCTTTGCCGGCTGACCGAAGCCGTGTGCGTACACGTACCAAGGGGGCGCAGCAGGGTAGGCCATGAAGGTGGCCAGCGCGGAAAAGTTCAATACCGTAAGGGTGGCCACAAAAAGATAGAAAAGCCGCCGGTCTTCCCTCGTGTGCCAGAAATACCATCCCAATACGATGGGGAGGCCGAAGTGCAGGGTGTAGAAAAGGCCTCCGGAGGCATCCAAGAGCTGACGCACCGGGGAGTTGCCGAGTGCCCCTTGCCACTGCTGGAAAAAGAAGCAAGGGATCTGGCCACCGAAGAGAGGGCCGAAAAGGGCCAGCTCCACCCGGTATGGCAGGGCTACATTGATTACCCCGCGCACTGAGTCCGCCACGCCGCGCATCATGTCGTAGGCCGTCCAGAACACGATAAAGGGGCTCCAATCGATAAGAAAGCGCTTCCCCTTCTCCTTGCCAAGGAGAGTGGCAAGTATCAGGAGAGCCACAAAGGCGTGATCGGGGCGGACGCGGATGACCTGGTTTATGGCAATGAAGTAGAGGACGACCCCCACGAGCACGTACACCCGCCACCGTCGGGATGGCTTGCGAAAATACTGGTGCGCCCGCAAGAAGATTCCGCGCATGAGCCTCCTTCTCCCTTTTCACTGTTCACACGCTCAGAAATCTATAAAGCAAGGCTGAGAAAAACAAGGCGATTTGTCCCTCAGCCGGCGGCTGGGAGAACGGGTGCTCCTTGCGGCGCTTAGGAAGTGGAAACAAGTTACCCGTGTACTCGATGCACGGTCAGGAGATTGGTCGTGCCTCGGCGCGGGATGGGGAATCCCATGACCACGACCAGCACGTCGCCTGGCGCAGCCAGCCGGGCGGCGCACATGCGAGCGTCAATGAGCTCCAGCAGCTCGTGCAAGTCGTCAGTGAAGGGGAGCACGAGGGGGCGGACACCCCAAACTAGTTGCAGGAGGCGTTGGGTTGTCACCTCCGGCGTAAAGGCGATGATAGGAGCGCCAGGGCGGTACTTGGCGATCATGCGTGCCGTGTACCCGGACTGGGTGAGCGTCACAATGGCCCGTGCCTTGAGGTCACTTGCGGCGCGGCAGGCAGAATCCGCTACCGCGTCGGCCACGGAGTGCTTCT includes the following:
- a CDS encoding ketoacyl-ACP synthase III; amino-acid sequence: MNRLSRIAGTGICVPERVVTNFDLEKLMDTSDQWIRERTGIAERRFVEPGVGSSDLALGASLMALENAGKRPEDVDFIIFATLSPEYPFPGSGCLLQAKLGINDIGALDVRNQCSGFIYGLSVADQYVRTGMYRCVLVVGAEVQSIGLNLSTAGRDTAVLFGDGAGAVVLTPSDGESGVLSTHLHADGRYAKELWMEHPGCLRRPRLTPEMLTDGSMDPKMNGRAVFKHAVVRFCEAIEEALRANHLDIEQVSLIIPHQANLRITEAVAERFGGMEKVYSNIHKYGNTTAASIPIALHEAVCEGRIRPGDYVVLVAFGSGFTWASAVVRW
- a CDS encoding phosphatase PAP2 family protein codes for the protein MRGIFLRAHQYFRKPSRRWRVYVLVGVVLYFIAINQVIRVRPDHAFVALLILATLLGKEKGKRFLIDWSPFIVFWTAYDMMRGVADSVRGVINVALPYRVELALFGPLFGGQIPCFFFQQWQGALGNSPVRQLLDASGGLFYTLHFGLPIVLGWYFWHTREDRRLFYLFVATLTVLNFSALATFMAYPAAPPWYVYAHGFGQPAKTSFWGMGAGALINVDRMIGTRFFTTLWGGFNPNHFAAIPSLHGAYPIVIAFFAHKGLRWPLPLLALYPLGVWFSAVYLNQHYIIDLLIGAGYVVGAYLVASRLLLPKVIEPLLRKSEGKALARAAAMAK